The DNA sequence ATTCTCTTGATTCCAAGATAGACAGTAGAAACCCATTTGAgttattctgacttttattttGTTGCTTCTTAGTCCACACAGTTGGTATAAAatcagaaagcaaagcaaaaaccaTGGTACAATAATGTCTGGAGTCTTAGCATCAGAAGGGCACCGCTTACACATCTACATGCGGCTGCCAGTACAGTTCATTGCCAGACACACTTCTGGAAGCACAGAAAAGGATTACAGAAGAGCTGGGGGAATCCTACTGGGGGCTAGAAGGTTTGCTTACTTCCCTTCCGACCACGAGGAGGGAGCAAATACCTTGGTTATAAatgctttattaaaaaaataataatcgtaataataataattgcaactTTCCTAAGTACAAAAGCAGTTATAGGCTGTATATATTACACAGAATTATTTATCATTCCTATTTCTTGGTTTATCTCATAAAATTGTTATCTGACTTTCCAGTGAGTAAGGTTAAATGGCTTAGCGATAGAAGGAATGGTAAACAGATAGCACCATTTCACAGATTTGGTATTCAGTTTCATAGAGAGATCAGGGAGAGGGACAGGGGTCCAGAGCTTAGAaggtttccattcattttctcCTCTTTAGCTTATTCTCATGGAAGGGGGGGGTCCTTTTCTGAAGGTCACTGTCTATCACCCCCAACTGGCATGACAGAAGGAAGGCCACTTGGCTAGTTATCAGCTGATGACCAACTTTATTTTTGTTTCGTGTCCTACTTGGCTGTTCCTTTCCTCCGACTCAGCCTCACCACATGTTTTGGCCATTTTACAACTGTATACACCGACATGATTTAGCATATACAAATTAGCACGGGCTACAGGTATTCCCTGCTGGGAAAGAGTTGATCGATTATGACATTTCTATCCCACGTTTTCTCCGTGGAGCTCAGGTAGTCCTGCACAGGGATGATacctggggagggtggcaatattacacagctgcaggatgcacagaTGAGATTATACTTCACATGCAATGCAAAATATTGACTATCATCCCAAGAGATTGAGAAAATTGGCTTGCCCACCCTTACCTTATGCACTGCCTACATTTGGGTACACATCCTTCCCCCCTTCCACCTGGCAGTTTTATCCATCACTTAGTTAACATGAGGATATGAGGGCATCGACCAGCATCAGTGCAGTGGTGGCATCCACTACCCATTTGAGGGCTCAGTCTGAGTTCCTGACTTATTTTTGGCTTGGGGTTGGAAGTGGAAAGCTTTGGAGGAGGGATCCATTTGCTTccacagcaggaggaagaaatACGGAACTCTAATTATACTGTTAGGCATGAGTTCTTAGGCACTTTCTTTAGGCTTTAAACATGGCGGCAggtcaaacaaacaaaagcaaacaatactatgtacatatatgtaaaaAGTGTTataaataggttttttttttaaaaccatagaTACTATATACATCTTCAATGAACACGGTTTGgttttgttcttttctttttcatgttGAGTTTTGGTGGATTGTTTTGGTTAACTTCCATTTTTCGTTTTACTTCCTAACTCTTTGATGCCCCCTTGTCCCGAGTGCTCTAGTCTCAAGAGGCCTCACTTGAAACTTCATTCACGCTTCCTCAAGATGACGTAGATCACCCCACTAAGGATGGCCAGCGGGAAGGCCACCCAGGCCAGGATGTACGCAAAGCCAAAGGGCATCTCTGTGTAGGAATGCCATTCTTTATGTCTCACTGTGAAGATGGCAGCACCGCTCATCACACAGAGGCCTGGAAAGAGGAGAAAGAATACATAAGAAAGCAAATCCATGACTGAAGGGACAATTTCAATGTGATACCCCAGGTAATGACTTCTCATCCCTCTTCCCCCAGACCATTCTCATACCAAAGTATTCTAGAAGTTCTTTCTAGAAACTGTGTTCAAGAGATCAGAATACATTTCTGCAATGCAGGGGTGATAATGCAAAAATCAAATTTGAAGAGAGCTCTGTTTCCTTTGGAGCCAACCCATTCACCCCCTGTAATTCAACATGtttgtgtttctcaaccagtggtacttgtggaacccaCAGACTCCAGTtccctggcagcgagaccagcaacacaatgtgacaaggtaggaggctcagcttggcatgCAGTTTttgtgtgctcagaaaagcctttccatccaccctgagcctcttcccagTGCTTATGCATTGCATCTGGACTCCCAATTGGAAAAtaactgctgatgacatcatcaccagttacataTGGCGCTACTTCCAATATGcagatcatgcaaagtggtaccgcaggggacaaaccttgagaaatgctggtgtagaCAAATGAGTTTCTTACTATTTACATTAAGCTGGTACCTGCAAGTTTAAGTTCTTCACAATGACCTAATCTTCTTTGTTTGAACCAGAATGGCAGGTACTCTTTCCATATTGTGGGAGACTAGGATAATTATAACTTCTCAGAGGTCTCAGTTTGATTGGCACCTGATTCCCTGATTCCCTGACCCtcgcccagcttggctgataagagctgcccggggtggactggctgagtggacggggagggtggtcaactcttctttggggaggggacgttgccacctgctttgaagcggtcagtggttcgccccctcctgaagaagccctccctggattccactgtgttgaacaactatcggccagtctccaacatcccgtttctgggcaaggtaattgagcgggtggcggcggcccaactccagagggtcttggatgaagcggattatctggatccttttcaatctggtttcaggccgggctttgggacggaaactgccttagtggatgacctacgccggggactggacagggggagtgcgtccctgttggtcctgctggacctttcagcggctttcgataccatcgaccatggtatccttctgggccaattggccgagctgggagttggaggcactgttttgcggtggttccgctcctacttggaaggtcggtcccagatggtggtgctgggggatgcctgttcgacaccctggcccttgaagtgcggggtgccgcagggttcaattctgtcccccatgctatttaatatctacatgaaaccgctgggagaggtcatccggaggtttggagtggggtgtcatcaatacgctgatgacacccactttatctctcctttcctccagactccagggtggcggttgagggcctggagcgctgtctggaagcagtgaggatctggatgggggctaacaagctgaaattaaatccggacaagacagaggctcttctggttcggaaatcctcgatgcaggtgctggattatcggcttgctctgaatggggttgcactccctctgaaggagcaggtccgcagcttggcggtctacctggactcgcagctgctcctggattcccaggtggtggctgtggctaggggggccttcactcagcttcggctggtgcaccagctgcgtccgtacttggattgtgcagacctggccacggtgatccatgctacggtgacactgaggttagattattgtaacatgctttatgtggggctgcccctgaagatggttcggaaactgcaattagtgcagaatgcggcggcccgtgtggtcactggagctaggcggtttgactctgtcagtccgcttctccgggggctacattggctgtccATTcgtttcagggcccaattcaaggtgctggttttgacctttaaagccctatactgctctgggccaggctatcttagagatcgcctactcccgtacaatccggctcgtcctctcaggtcatcagagaaggcctttttacaagtgccgccgcctaaggaggtacatggggcagcggcaagaaatagggccttctcagtagtggcaccaatgttgtggaactcccttccccttgacttgagaatggctccctctctggagacttttcggcgaggcctgaagaccttgttgtttaatcaagccttctgacttcatggcctttttaacatcttttatacatcttttagttgctttttacaggcttgattcctctaagtactgctgttttatgctcttttattctgacttttatctgactactgtttttatgggttctgctaatgtgttttttaatgtgtttttatctgttcgTGAAATTAcgtttaatctgttttatatgttgttagctgccctgggtccctttggggagaagggcgggatagaaataaagtttttattattattattattattattattattattattattccataaCATAGCATAATGATTAGTCCTGCCTTGCTGCTAGAAATTAAAGTTTGTCTTCTTTTTCTACCATACTGCCTCCAGGGTCCTAAGCCCCAGTGATCAAAGTATGAACAGGATAAGCCAGGCCCCGTGAGCAGCAAGTGCCACTAAGCTTAGCTTCTTTATATTGCCAGCTCAGCAATAGCAGCTCTAGAGTGACACACTAAAAAAGAAGCCAGCACCAGGTTCTGCCAGGATTGTACAATGACCCTTCTGTTCACTTCCCAGAACAAGGCCTTTATCGTTGATCCCAGCCATTTCACAACCTGCTCAGTGTGCCACCAGAGTAGACTCTGTTCCAAATCCCTGTGACGTGCCTCAGGACCACCTACACCTAACCACAGTGATATTTGAGCTGTTCTTTCCCTCCACACTGTCCCCTTTGTTTGCAGAAAGTGCAGGAGTGGGAATATGTTGAGTTCATAAGCTGCTGATGCAGCTCCCATTCTCTGGGCCATGCAGAGGACACCCACAGCAACAGCCCACATGATGGGAGCAAAATTGATTGTCTCTTGGATTTGGGtgggatgaaaaaaaaaaaaaaagagtgctgTGGTCATACCACAAATCACCTACAGACCCTAGACAAGAGAACATCAGTTGTGTATGTAAAAGCTGGACAGAAGGGGCGGTGACTTTGTTCCTGCTTGTAGTTACCAAAAGATCCTACTAGGCCTCAACAGTGGGGATTGGGATGCAGGAAAGTAAACCTGTCACTGAGTGGAAAAGCAACACAGCTGGATTCTGGCGCAGCAAAGGAAAGCAAAGCCTGTTCTCAGAGATAATATCTGTTGTGATTCCCACAGGAGTTATGTCCACTGCAAGAGCAACAGCCACAGGGTTCATCTCTGAGCCCCAGGTAGGGGCATTGAAAAACTGGAAGAGCTAAAGGCCACATTCTCTGCATAGTTCGAACCGGAACTGAACAGCCAAATCTGATGCTGTACCTTAGGCCCTCTTAGGCCACTTCCTATGCCATGGTCACCTATTAATCTTTTGAATATGCTTCTACAGAAAGGATCCTCATTGAGagattatcattattattattaagacttatatatacaccacttttcaacagagtatATCACAAAGTGGTTGACATAGAAATAAACACAGCAATTTATTTACCTAGATTCATTTTTTCCTAATGTGTGAGAGTGTCAGACATAAGGTTGCCGACTCTGATTGATGATCTTCCTGGAgattttctttactcagtatgacTAAGGACAGCCTGTGAAAATCTCCATAATtgcttagtgtgtgtgtgtgtgtgtgtgtgtgtgtgtgtgtgtgtgtgtgtgtgtgtgttttaaatagaCAAAGGGAAAGGTCATGTTAGAACAGACATCTAGAATGCACCTGTCACTGAACCACTGGAGCATGCAAGACTAATACTAAAATCTGCTATAAGAACATCTGAACTCAAAAACCCATGTTTAGGGTCAAAACTCTAATGCTGTTTCAGAGGTCAACATGCTATTATCTGAACCCCTGCCatgttaaaaacacacacacacacacacacacacacacacacacacacacacacacacacacactccaaataGATTTCCTCTGGAAGCTGATGGCATCAACAAAtcatttaaaatgaataaatgctTCTGTACGAACATCACCAAATTTTGCATTTTATGTATATCACTCACACAGAAACCAACATTAGAAATTCATGTTTTTTCCTGCTTAAAAATAAACATATACCACCAGAGACTTATATCCTACTCTTCCAGAAAGGCATACATTGAATTCCCAAGCAATTTCCTACCCAGGCACAGACCAGATTGAGACCTATTTAGCTATAACAATATCTGAGCTTCATGTACCTTCAGCCATTTAGATTTCTCTTAGACTTAATTGCATTTCCCTTCTACCAGGAGACTCCACAATGAGCAGGAACAGGGGTAATATTATCCAGAGAGCTCCTGCACTCAACATCCTGCTCCTTCCAACATTACTGGCAAATTACACAGCAAAACATCAGCAGCCTTTAGGCAATGCCCGACTGAGTCACAGAGCAGAAGGTTGCCTTGGGGGGGATGAACTTCTCTATAGAAATGTCAGGTTGACTGATAGGTTTGGAAAGTGCTGTCTCACAGACTGCCACAGGGGTGGTTATCAAACTCCTCCCAACCACAGATCCCATTTTGACACACCAGTTCTTGCAGAGATGCCCAACAAGGAACACATGAGCAGGGGCTATCCTTATGCTCCCTTCTGGACCTGCACAAATCCCTCTCTAGTAATGTTATGCAGGGAACGGATTAATGTCCACCAAGTCCAAGGAATGTTATGAGAAAACGTGCTACTTTGGACTTTACAAAAGCAACGCCTTTTTCAGGAATGCAAATTCGCTTGGGCACGAGCCAAGATGGCCCCCACTTTGGAGCCTCCTAAACAGACTCGCTCTCTTTCTTTAGGAGCTGAGGCGTGGAATGTTCGCCAACGGCCTGGCTGGAACGCAGGGAGATGAGGGACAGGCCACAGGGAAGTAGCCACTGACACAAGGCCTATTCAGAAGCATTCAACAGTTTCCCTTTAGAGTCTGGTGCTACAACAGGCAAAGCAGTAGACCAAGCTGGTGCTTGATGATGATCCTTCAGTCCTGGAAATGCATTATGTCAGTGATTGACAAGTGTGCCACAAGACCAAGGTAGGAGGCAGTACCATTCCTGCCTGTACATACACAGTCCTCTGTGCCTTGTGGTAGCTTGGCTTCTACTCTGAACAGTGGAGGGTTCAGAGTGGGGGTAAAACAGGTAGCAGCACAGTGTTGGAGGTACAGGCAGGACAGTAGGCACAATTTTGTATCACACCCAGCCCACAGAATCTCCTGTTCTTTTACCCTGATGTAATTGCAAACATTCCCTAATGATTAAAAGTGAACTTCATGATAAAGTCTGCAGGTCCCAGACTGCTCTCCGTTCAATACTCCTGGCCTGCATTCATTGATTCCGCTCCACCACCCTCATGAGAGAAGCCAAAATGGACAGAAAATTAACCCCTTGCCAGACCTATAAAGCAAGCATCTTTGAGGATAGTATTTTCATGAAAGATGGGACATGCTAGATGTCCCGgggtcaatccctggcatctccatgtgGAGCTGAGAACGTATGCAACCCAAGTGGAACATACTAACAACTGTTTCAGTACaatcagaaaatgtttgcttagATGGGGATCTAAAGATCTCACAGGGCTCTTCAAAGAGCTGGAATGAGAAATCTGGTCATTTTTCTTGCTTACAAAGCTATCAGTCCTGTTTTGGTCAGATAACTTTGCCAAACACCTCTCTACTATTTTTCCCAAATCAGCTGTCATCCACATCATTTTCCAgaacattctctttctctctctcttcacaaaaAGCTGCCTCAAAATCCTGAGTAGAATATATAACAGGAGATTCAATCAGGAGTTGATTGTGAGCAGTAAGTACTGGGGCAATAAGTTGTGGGGCAACATCCAGCAACATTTATAGTTGAGGCTGGCCTGCTGAATCTGTATTCAGTGTTCCAACTCTGCCTCTTTGGTACTCAGTGGTGGCAGATGTTCTGAGAAAGTTTACATGAATTTCACTTTTTGGCACATTGCATGGGAATCTCCGCATGAATCCAGGAAGGAAGCCCAGCAACGTCCCAATAATCTTTGGGATGCTCCGATTTTGTCAATGTTTTTGGTAGtggttgcattttgttttttcccattGGACCTGTATATACAGGATCTATGGATCCAACAATTTAGCATCGTTTCAGAGTCAGGCAACACCACTGATTGAAATTCCTACTCAAAATGGTCCCCAGCTCAAGAAATTATTGGATGTTTCCTTCAAGATATTCCCTACTGAAGAGAGGGCATGCAGTAGTAGGATGTGTCAGGCTTGAAGAGTGGCACGAAATAAGAAACTTCAGTCAGTGACAGGGCTTCAATAACATTTTAGATTACTTTTGATTTGGCTTGCTCAGAACTGGGACttattttttaaagtgacactctaTCAGGAGCCACCTAGCTTtatcagacttaaaaaaaaattcactttaccagcagctcaaacctctgtttttatcctttttactatggtgcgGGGGCTGCCTTCttgagtgtttgttgagctccatattcatcagatcaggaccattctgttggccttgcattccccttcgcctggtcctcatgaataaatgtgcacatgtggctctgtgggctccccacacaccccaggagGCCAGGGCTACCCACCAAGTAGGTAAAAAAGTCCCTTGgttgtagtggcaccacaacccTGTCATCcctgcagggccactccccttaaaggggaaatgCCTTTCTTCCCATTTCCCTGGTGGTGTAACCcattagtttgggaaccactgacctagagcatAAGGGACAGGCTGTCAAATTAGATGGCAACACAGTCTATTCAGCCTAGTATTACTCTCTTTCAGTAAAGATACTTCAGAGAAAACCTTCAAGAAATGCAATCACATGCATGCCTACTTTCCATGCCCAACATTCAGCCGTCACGGATTTAGACACGTCAGGAGAGGGTGACAAGACCTCTTGTCAAGTGCTTACAGCTCTTTTAAGAGCTCAGCACAATCTGCAGGTCTTCCCCTAAGCAGGAGATCCTTTGCTATTTTAGAGCTGCCCTATTTTCCATCATTGCTCCACCTTTACAACACTCAAAGACACACCCTTCCATTTTTCTCTACTTACCAGCAAGAATCTGGAAAATGCCAGTAAGGTAGAACCGTCCACCTTTGGTGAGAGTGAAGAGCTGGCAGAAGAACAGAAACAAAGACAACACACTGAAGATGATGGACAGGATCATCAGAGCCTGGACAGACTGCAGCCATTctgcaaaaggaaacaaaacaagtCTATTAGGACAAAATTGACCAGAGGTAGCATGACAAGTGTATCTGTGCAGGGAGCTACAGCAGCCATTTCTAGAGCTCCCTGCTGTTCACACTGATACAGCAGGACTGTCCTTTCAGAGGAATCACTATTATCACCCAACTATTATGTATAAAAGTTGCAGTGTGCACCTGTGTGAAGCACGAAAGACATGCTACCAAGTTACATTGAACTCATATGGTGTCTCTGTATGTGTGTAGCTATTCAGAAAAATAGCAACTGCGGAGAGGAGAGAAGTCAGGATCAGGGCCACTTCATAGGAAAgaggtatttaaccctttccccttgtaCTGCATTCCCTACGAAAATGTTCCCCCCACTCCCCAGCGGCTAGTAGTTTCTAAAGCTGCCCCAGTTTCTTTCTGGAGGCAAAGAGCAGATTCAAAAGGGGTGTCTAAGTTAAGACTACAAGATGAGGTAGATAAATCCTCCTGATCCCGACTGGCCCCCATGGCTATTTATGAATCACCACTCACACACAGAGCCAATGTTTTTGCCCAAAGACACCAGGAAATTAGCTGGAGTAGGTATGTCCAGTCGCAGCTGTTAGGAACCCACATCCCGCCCTAGCAAAGAAACCTCACAGTTCCAAAGACAGCTTTTTCAAGGGTCTTGTGCAAATCCAGCCACAGGCATGCCAGCAAGAATTCTGTCACTGCCATGTTATGAAAGATTAGGCCAGGCTTTACAACAGTTGTACAGTTTCCATCCAAAGCTTACTGGTAGCTCAGGAACCCCTGCAGTGAATCTGGCCTAACACTACCAAAGGACAAGCAAACAAAATGCAAACAAGAACACTGTTACTCGCTGCTTAGCAGCCTTCCTCAGACTTACTAACGGCATAACTATGAACAGCCTCCTTATCAATTCCAGACTTTTCCTACTGCCACACTTGATGACTTCCATATTAAACCTATTTAAATATTGCAGCAGCTCATGATGAAGACAAAGCATGTGACTGAAGCAACATCCTTTTCTTACCCATAATAAACCAAATAAATGTTGCATAAGCAACATGCCAGATACGGGGCAGGGTTAAAAAGGAAGCTGGCCCAGTCAACTGAGCACTAGTTGGGAAAAGTTGTGCTTTGCACAAGCGGACATTTGGGCATCTTTTCCCTAGTATTTGGAAAGCCTCTGGCCTGGCAAGGCACCTCAGACTCTGTGCGGTCAACAGTTCGACAACATAAATTTGTTTCAGACATGAGGGCTGTGTCCATCTGGCAACCACTGAGGATCCACATTATTTACATCAGGACTATCCAACTTAAGACCCAAGGATCATTAATGACTTTTGTAACACTACCTAGCCAAAAACTACATTCGCTGATGCATGAACCATCTTCAGGCCTAGGAAATGAGGCCTAGTAGGGCAGCTCACCCACAATTGCCATGGCATGTTGCAGCACTgactcccccccccggcccccactTACATTAGCAGTGCTGAGAGATTTATGGGGAGTTGGCCAGCTTTTGCCAGCACTGAATGTGTTGTGGTTAGTGGCCTTCTGGTCCGTTGGAAAAGGACACGCGAGATCACAAGGATGGTGGAGCTGCTGTTTTTATATGCAAGGCGATTTTGGAATCAAGAAGCGCCACAGGGGAAGAAGGATCACATGGCAGGGAGCTGTGATATCAGTTGATGGAATGCAACTCCCTTCTCTAGCAAGATGGAAAATTTAAGCTGATGCCCAGCGCTGGTAGAAGAAATCTGGCAACTGGGGACAATGCTGGTGAAGATGCAAGATGAGGCAGGATAGCACATTTAAAGGGTGTTTTAAACAATGGTTCTTTCTCCCCACCAAATCTGGGGGTGTTTTTGATGCAGAATTACAGGCATGGCCCCAGGGGATATCTTTGGTAGGGTTCTCCAAATCAAACCCAAATCGGTTAAGGAGAGGGGAGGTACAATCTAAAACTAAAAGAACAGCACCTGTGGTTCAGGTCAATGGTggctaaagcagcagttcccaaactgtgggtccaggaccttccagtgggtcgtgacccaatttttgttagGTCATGTAACTgagagggcagattaggctatgtgcctcaagggttaaacaagcaggAACTTGGGgaaggagcactgctgtccaatcagcaTTATAACCACAACCcttggcatttagaaatcaggcagcagcctcaacTGCCTTAAacgttttgggaaccactgcaaggaTGGCTATGAGTAAGCAAGTGGCCTGCACACTCATTTCCACATAGGTCTTGACTACCCTCCCCAATAAAAATGCAGTAACATTATCATCACCCAACTGATGGCGAACT is a window from the Tiliqua scincoides isolate rTilSci1 chromosome 2, rTilSci1.hap2, whole genome shotgun sequence genome containing:
- the PMP22 gene encoding peripheral myelin protein 22, with product MLLLLLGIIVLHVSVLVLLFVSTVVSQWLVGNGYTSDLWQNCSTVGSSVHCLTSSTNEWLQSVQALMILSIIFSVLSLFLFFCQLFTLTKGGRFYLTGIFQILAGLCVMSGAAIFTVRHKEWHSYTEMPFGFAYILAWVAFPLAILSGVIYVILRKRE